The following proteins are encoded in a genomic region of Syntrophotaleaceae bacterium:
- the hisC gene encoding histidinol-phosphate transaminase: MPFLRKNIAAMAGYVPGFQPRDEKAWIKLNTNENPYPPSPKVIEAILAEVGGDLRKYPDAASGAARDEAARLYGFAPDWVIMANGSDEVLNNLIRACAAEGDEIAYVHPSYSYYGTLAAVQGAKVKTFGLGKGWTLQDFPERYEGRLFFLTNPNAPLGFCFPQSFIEELAGRVRGLLVVDEAYVDFSDDNSLELVRRCENVAVTRTLSKSYSLAGMRLGLAIARPPIIAALNKIRDHYNLDRLAQAAAAAALHDQEYFQECIRRIRETREWFSTELRVLDYEVIPSCGNFVFATPPDRNGKRVYDALFERHILVRHFGDPLLNHGLRISIGTPEEMEKTLAALQEIG, from the coding sequence ATGCCTTTTCTGCGTAAAAACATTGCCGCGATGGCCGGGTATGTTCCCGGGTTTCAGCCCCGGGACGAAAAGGCCTGGATCAAGCTCAACACCAACGAAAACCCCTATCCTCCGTCGCCGAAGGTGATCGAGGCGATTCTGGCCGAGGTCGGCGGGGATCTTCGAAAGTACCCTGATGCCGCCAGCGGGGCGGCGCGGGATGAGGCTGCCCGGCTCTACGGCTTCGCCCCGGACTGGGTCATCATGGCCAACGGATCGGACGAGGTGCTGAACAACCTGATCCGGGCCTGCGCCGCGGAGGGGGATGAGATTGCCTACGTTCACCCGTCCTATTCCTATTACGGTACCTTGGCGGCGGTGCAGGGGGCGAAAGTGAAAACCTTCGGCCTCGGCAAAGGCTGGACTCTGCAGGATTTTCCGGAGAGATATGAAGGAAGGCTGTTCTTCCTGACCAATCCCAACGCGCCTTTGGGGTTCTGCTTTCCCCAGTCCTTTATCGAAGAACTGGCCGGGCGGGTCAGGGGCCTGCTGGTGGTGGACGAAGCCTACGTCGATTTTTCCGATGACAACTCCCTGGAGCTGGTTCGCCGCTGCGAAAACGTTGCGGTCACCCGCACCCTGTCCAAAAGTTATTCACTGGCCGGGATGCGGTTGGGCCTTGCCATCGCCCGGCCGCCCATTATCGCCGCCCTCAACAAGATCCGCGACCATTACAACCTGGATCGTCTGGCCCAGGCGGCGGCAGCGGCAGCTCTGCACGACCAGGAGTATTTTCAGGAGTGCATTCGAAGAATCCGGGAAACCCGGGAGTGGTTCAGCACCGAGCTGCGGGTGCTGGATTACGAGGTCATCCCCTCCTGCGGCAACTTCGTTTTCGCCACGCCGCCCGATCGCAACGGCAAACGGGTTTATGATGCTCTCTTCGAACGCCACATCCTGGTAAGGCATTTCGGGGATCCGCTCCTGAACCACGGCCTGCGAATCTCCATCGGCACCCCTGAGGAGATGGAGAAGACCCTGGCGGCTCTGCAGGAGATCGGGTGA
- the mutY gene encoding A/G-specific adenine glycosylase, producing MSEAGPISDLLLAWYGREGRDLPWRNTRDPYRIWLSEIMLQQTTVAAVIPYYQRFLDRFPSVGELAQASIDEVIALWAGLGYYSRARNLHAAARAVVDKFSGFFPDDLERLMELPGIGRSTAGAILSIAFDRKAPILDGNVRRVLIRLDAITEPPRSPAVEKRLWQRAEELTPEDRPHDYAQAIMDLGATVCTPRSPDCTACPLAKLCRAHALDLVEQLPAKQTKKTVPLVRQAALVLEMNGRFLVRQRPLNGMLGGLWEFPSRDVPADSPPHTIAEKLLASFDLRGCLEAAGTIRHAYSHFRVEVELFRARVECERVTERHEEEWLSAAELEKLPLHGAHKKVLPVLEKIFSLSVKR from the coding sequence GTGAGCGAAGCGGGGCCAATATCCGACCTTCTGCTGGCCTGGTACGGCCGGGAGGGCAGGGATCTCCCCTGGCGCAACACCCGCGATCCCTACCGGATCTGGCTGTCGGAGATCATGTTGCAGCAGACGACCGTTGCAGCGGTCATTCCCTATTACCAACGCTTCCTTGACCGATTTCCCTCTGTCGGGGAGTTGGCGCAAGCGTCCATCGACGAGGTGATCGCTCTCTGGGCCGGTCTTGGCTACTATTCCCGTGCCCGCAATCTGCACGCCGCCGCCCGGGCTGTTGTGGATAAGTTCAGCGGCTTTTTCCCCGATGACCTGGAAAGGCTGATGGAGCTGCCGGGCATCGGCCGTTCCACTGCCGGCGCGATCCTGTCCATTGCCTTCGACCGCAAGGCGCCGATTCTGGACGGAAATGTCCGCAGAGTGCTGATCCGCCTGGACGCCATCACCGAACCGCCGCGCAGTCCCGCCGTGGAAAAGCGGCTCTGGCAGCGGGCCGAGGAACTGACGCCGGAGGACCGTCCGCACGATTACGCCCAGGCGATCATGGATCTCGGGGCCACCGTGTGCACTCCGCGAAGTCCCGACTGCACGGCCTGCCCGCTGGCGAAACTGTGCCGGGCGCATGCCCTCGACCTGGTGGAGCAGCTGCCGGCGAAGCAGACGAAAAAGACCGTGCCCCTGGTGCGGCAGGCGGCTCTGGTGCTGGAGATGAACGGACGTTTCCTGGTCAGGCAACGTCCGTTGAACGGCATGCTCGGCGGACTCTGGGAGTTTCCGAGCCGGGATGTTCCTGCCGATTCCCCACCCCATACAATTGCGGAGAAATTGCTGGCAAGTTTCGATCTGCGCGGGTGCCTGGAGGCTGCGGGAACCATTCGTCACGCCTACAGTCATTTCAGGGTTGAAGTGGAACTGTTCCGGGCAAGGGTGGAGTGTGAACGGGTGACTGAAAGGCATGAAGAGGAATGGCTGTCGGCAGCGGAATTGGAAAAATTGCCACTGCACGGCGCTCATAAGAAAGTTTTACCCGTTCTCGAGAAAATCTTTTCGTTGTCAGTGAAGCGGTAG
- a CDS encoding HRDC domain-containing protein — MSLPPILVDNTAVARFAERLQQEIVIAVDLEADSLHSYQDKVCLLQFSTPAETVLVDPLKASDLSPFAPALSDPSIRKIFHAADYDIRCLYRDFRLEIRGLFDTMIASQLLGEEKIGLADMLRKYLGVELDKRYQRADWSQRPLEEGMILYAAEDTRHLHTLARILEDKLVEKGRLDWAREEFALLEQVRHSEQEGPLFLRFKKAGTLDRRQLGVLETLLQWRDGEARRRDCPPFKVVGNAALLELARIMPVTLKALVGIEGLPPKLSARYGPAFLQAIETGKSLPAERLPVYPRGEPRVRDPEAEERVALLKKWRTEKAAELEIDPGVLINNNLLEEIARTQPRGLSDLEKVSGMKDWQRRELGEGILQVLQG, encoded by the coding sequence ATGTCTTTACCTCCAATTCTGGTCGATAACACCGCCGTTGCCCGGTTCGCAGAGCGATTGCAGCAGGAAATCGTTATCGCCGTGGATCTCGAGGCGGATTCACTGCATTCCTATCAGGACAAGGTCTGTCTGCTGCAGTTTTCCACCCCTGCTGAAACCGTGCTGGTCGATCCCCTGAAAGCCTCGGACCTTTCCCCTTTCGCCCCGGCGCTATCCGACCCCTCCATCCGCAAGATCTTCCACGCCGCCGATTACGACATCCGCTGCCTCTACCGGGATTTCCGGCTGGAGATCCGCGGCCTTTTCGATACCATGATCGCGTCCCAACTGCTGGGGGAAGAAAAGATCGGTCTGGCCGACATGCTGCGGAAATACCTGGGCGTGGAACTCGACAAGCGCTATCAGCGGGCCGACTGGTCCCAAAGGCCTCTGGAAGAGGGGATGATCCTGTACGCTGCGGAAGACACCCGGCATCTGCATACCCTGGCCCGTATCCTGGAAGATAAACTGGTGGAAAAGGGGCGCCTCGATTGGGCCCGGGAGGAATTTGCTCTGTTGGAGCAGGTGCGGCACAGTGAGCAGGAGGGTCCCCTCTTTCTCCGTTTCAAGAAGGCGGGGACCCTGGATCGGCGCCAGTTGGGCGTGCTGGAAACTCTTCTTCAGTGGCGGGATGGGGAGGCCAGACGGCGGGACTGTCCGCCTTTCAAGGTCGTGGGCAATGCCGCCTTGCTGGAACTGGCCCGAATTATGCCGGTGACCCTGAAAGCCCTGGTCGGCATCGAAGGGCTGCCGCCCAAACTCTCCGCACGCTACGGCCCGGCTTTTCTTCAGGCGATCGAGACAGGCAAAAGTCTGCCGGCGGAGCGGCTTCCGGTCTACCCCCGGGGTGAGCCGCGGGTGCGGGATCCGGAAGCGGAGGAGAGGGTGGCGCTGCTGAAGAAATGGCGGACCGAAAAGGCGGCGGAGCTCGAGATCGACCCTGGGGTACTGATCAATAATAATCTGCTCGAAGAGATCGCTCGCACTCAGCCGCGTGGACTGTCGGATCTGGAGAAGGTTTCCGGGATGAAGGATTGGCAGCGGCGGGAGTTGGGGGAGGGGATTCTGCAGGTGCTGCAAGGGTAA
- a CDS encoding class II fumarate hydratase — MTTKRIEKDSMGEMAVPAEALYGAQTARALQNFPISGLRFSRPFLYALGLIKQQSALVNRELGLLDEKRAAAIAEAAGEVAKGAIDSHFVLDIFQTGSGTSSNMNANEVIANRASQLLGEGIGSGAVHPNDHVNLGQSSNDVIPAAIHIAGVREVRHTLIPALFNLLEAFGEKAGEFDDIVKIGRTHLQDATPVRLGQVFSGYSRQIALAIRCIEEAEKGLLELPLGGTAVGTGLNTHPEFSKRVINAIAEATGADFHEATNHFEAQAAKDAVVGMSGALKRAACALFKIANDIRFLGSGPRCGLGELILPPVQPGSSIMPGKVNPVMAESLMQVCAQVIGNDAAITVGGLSGNFELNVMMPVMAHNLLTSITFLAGAVTQFTNRCVAGLKADRERCESLVEESLAMCTALAPVIGYDRAAHIAKEAYTSGRTVRQVALEQKVLPEEELNRLLDPRPMTEPGVPGKTR; from the coding sequence ATGACTACGAAACGCATCGAAAAAGATTCCATGGGCGAAATGGCCGTGCCGGCCGAAGCTCTGTACGGGGCGCAGACCGCCCGGGCCCTGCAGAACTTCCCCATATCCGGCCTGCGTTTTTCCCGTCCTTTTCTGTATGCCCTTGGCCTGATCAAGCAGCAGTCGGCACTGGTCAACCGCGAACTGGGCCTGCTCGATGAAAAAAGGGCCGCCGCCATTGCCGAGGCGGCCGGCGAAGTCGCGAAAGGCGCCATCGACAGTCATTTCGTGCTGGACATCTTTCAGACCGGGTCGGGCACCAGCAGCAACATGAACGCCAATGAGGTCATCGCCAACCGGGCCTCCCAGCTCCTGGGAGAAGGCATCGGCTCCGGCGCCGTCCACCCCAACGATCACGTCAACCTGGGGCAGTCGAGCAATGACGTGATCCCCGCGGCGATACACATCGCCGGGGTCCGCGAGGTCCGCCATACTTTGATTCCGGCCCTGTTCAACCTGCTCGAGGCTTTCGGCGAAAAGGCCGGTGAGTTCGATGACATCGTCAAGATCGGCCGCACCCATCTACAGGATGCCACTCCGGTCCGTCTCGGCCAGGTCTTTTCCGGCTATTCGCGCCAGATCGCCCTGGCGATCCGCTGCATCGAGGAAGCGGAGAAAGGGCTGCTGGAACTGCCGTTGGGCGGCACCGCCGTCGGCACTGGCTTGAACACCCATCCGGAATTTTCCAAACGGGTCATAAACGCCATTGCCGAAGCGACCGGAGCCGATTTCCACGAAGCGACCAACCATTTCGAGGCACAGGCCGCCAAGGATGCGGTGGTCGGCATGAGCGGCGCCCTGAAACGGGCCGCCTGCGCGCTGTTCAAAATCGCCAACGACATCCGCTTTCTCGGCAGCGGCCCGCGCTGCGGCCTGGGCGAACTGATTCTGCCGCCCGTCCAGCCGGGCAGTTCGATCATGCCGGGCAAGGTCAACCCGGTCATGGCCGAAAGCCTGATGCAGGTCTGCGCCCAGGTGATCGGCAACGACGCCGCAATTACCGTAGGCGGCCTGTCGGGGAACTTCGAGCTCAACGTGATGATGCCGGTCATGGCCCACAACCTGCTCACATCCATCACCTTCCTCGCCGGCGCCGTCACCCAGTTCACCAACCGCTGCGTTGCAGGACTCAAAGCCGACCGGGAGCGCTGCGAATCGCTGGTGGAGGAAAGCCTGGCCATGTGCACGGCCCTGGCCCCGGTCATCGGCTACGACCGGGCCGCGCACATCGCCAAGGAGGCCTACACCTCCGGCCGGACCGTACGCCAGGTGGCCCTGGAACAAAAGGTGCTGCCGGAAGAGGAACTGAACCGCCTGCTCGACCCCCGCCCCATGACGGAGCCGGGGGTTCCGGGCAAAACGAGGTAG
- a CDS encoding HD domain-containing protein yields MKNLANFFFEVGMLKRTPRTGFQFLGSGAESVAEHSFRTAIIGYTLARLDGTADVGRVLRLCLFHDIPEARTGDLNYVNKKYVAVDDNRVVEDLAETLPFGDEYRETIEEFSAQQSLESQLAHDADQLEMILALKEYKDLGNRYADEWYPFSVRRLKTDTARKLAESIWETDSSLWWFNGDQEWWVKGSR; encoded by the coding sequence ATGAAGAATCTGGCGAATTTCTTTTTCGAGGTCGGCATGCTGAAACGGACGCCCCGGACCGGTTTTCAGTTTCTCGGGTCGGGGGCGGAATCGGTGGCCGAACACTCCTTCCGCACGGCGATCATCGGCTACACCCTGGCCCGCCTGGATGGGACAGCCGATGTCGGACGGGTTCTTCGCCTCTGCCTGTTTCACGATATTCCCGAAGCCCGTACCGGCGATCTCAATTACGTCAACAAAAAATATGTTGCCGTCGACGACAACAGGGTGGTTGAAGATTTGGCCGAGACCCTCCCTTTCGGCGACGAATACCGGGAAACCATCGAGGAATTTTCCGCCCAGCAGAGCCTGGAATCGCAGCTGGCCCACGACGCCGACCAGTTGGAGATGATTCTGGCCCTGAAGGAATACAAGGATCTCGGCAACCGCTACGCCGATGAGTGGTATCCTTTTTCCGTCAGACGCCTGAAGACCGATACCGCAAGGAAACTGGCGGAAAGCATCTGGGAAACCGATTCCAGCCTCTGGTGGTTCAACGGGGACCAGGAATGGTGGGTGAAGGGGAGTCGATGA
- the serS gene encoding serine--tRNA ligase gives MFDVKYLRDNLEQVRERLATRGGEVDLGPFAELDGRRRTLLGESESLKAERNKVSALIGKTKDKSQVQDEIARMQEVSKRIKDLDEELKEVEVRLQDLLLILPNLPHEDCPIGAGEEDNREVRTWGEPRRFEFEPKPHWEIGENLGILDFERAGKLAGARFSLMQGPGARLERALINFMLDLHTGSHKYIEILPPFMVNRDTMTGTGQLPKFESDLFHLDDPDFFLIPTAEVPVTNIHRDEILAAAELPIRYTAYTPCFRKEAGSHGRDTRGLIRQHQFNKVELVKFVLPEESDRELDKLLDDAEQVLRQLNLPYRVVDLCTGDIGFSAARTFDIEVWLPGQQAYREISSCSNFRDFQARRAAIRFRREAKGKPELVHTLNGSGLAVGRTLVAILENYQQEDGTVVIPEVLRPYMGGLEKISARG, from the coding sequence ATGTTTGACGTCAAATATCTGCGTGATAATCTGGAACAGGTCCGCGAGCGTCTCGCCACCCGCGGGGGAGAGGTGGATCTCGGTCCCTTCGCCGAACTCGATGGTCGTCGTCGGACGCTGCTCGGTGAATCGGAGTCCCTCAAGGCCGAGCGCAACAAGGTTTCGGCCCTGATCGGCAAGACGAAAGACAAGAGCCAGGTGCAGGACGAGATCGCCCGCATGCAGGAGGTCTCCAAACGCATCAAGGATCTCGACGAGGAACTCAAGGAGGTCGAGGTCCGGTTGCAGGATCTGCTGCTAATTCTGCCCAACCTGCCCCACGAGGATTGCCCCATCGGCGCCGGTGAGGAGGACAACCGCGAGGTGCGCACCTGGGGTGAACCGCGCCGTTTCGAGTTCGAACCAAAACCCCATTGGGAGATTGGCGAAAATCTCGGCATCCTCGATTTCGAACGGGCCGGAAAGCTGGCCGGAGCACGATTCTCGCTGATGCAGGGGCCGGGTGCGCGGCTGGAGCGGGCCCTGATCAACTTCATGCTCGACCTGCATACCGGCAGCCACAAATATATTGAAATTTTGCCGCCCTTTATGGTAAACAGGGACACCATGACGGGGACGGGACAGCTCCCCAAGTTCGAAAGCGATCTTTTTCATCTGGATGATCCGGACTTTTTCCTGATTCCGACCGCCGAGGTGCCGGTGACCAACATTCACCGTGACGAAATCCTCGCGGCGGCGGAATTGCCCATCCGCTACACGGCCTACACCCCCTGTTTCCGCAAGGAAGCGGGCTCCCACGGCCGCGATACGCGGGGCTTGATCCGCCAGCACCAGTTCAACAAGGTGGAGCTGGTCAAATTCGTTCTGCCTGAAGAGTCGGACCGGGAGCTGGATAAACTGCTCGACGATGCCGAGCAGGTGCTGCGTCAGCTGAACCTGCCCTATCGGGTCGTCGATCTGTGTACCGGCGATATCGGTTTCTCGGCTGCCCGGACCTTCGACATCGAAGTCTGGCTGCCGGGTCAGCAGGCCTACCGGGAGATCTCCTCCTGTTCCAACTTCCGGGACTTCCAGGCGCGGCGGGCCGCGATCCGCTTCCGCCGTGAAGCCAAAGGAAAGCCGGAGCTGGTGCATACCCTGAACGGTTCCGGTCTTGCCGTCGGCAGAACACTGGTCGCCATACTGGAAAACTACCAGCAGGAAGACGGCACTGTCGTCATTCCCGAGGTGCTGCGTCCCTACATGGGCGGCCTGGAAAAGATCTCCGCCAGGGGCTGA
- the ltrA gene encoding group II intron reverse transcriptase/maturase, translating into MTIEEAEALVEISGAAPEGSDRKSQEYGTGASNVTACREPSWTEAETRLMEEVVSRGNMMAAYDRVVGNKGAPGIDGMQVGELKGYLVKEWPRIKEDLLNGSYQPQPVRKVEIPKPGGGVRMLGIPTVLDRLIQQALHQELMRLFDTGFSDSSYGFRPGRSAHQAVQAARRHVAEGRRWVVDIDLEKFFDRVGHDVLMARVARKVKDPRVLRLIRRYLRAGVLEGGIVSPRVEGTPQGGPLSPLLSNILLDEFDKELERRGHAFCRYADDCNIYVRSRQSAERVMASLIQFLEQRLKLKVNRVKSAVGRPWERTFLGYRMTFHKKPRLKVAEGSVKRFKANLRELFRRGRGHSLKRVIEESTPKLRGWIAYFRLAEVKGIFEELDSWVRRKLRCILWRQWKRSFTRARNLMRRGLSELRAWRSAQNGRGPWWNAGASHMHDAFRKSFFDKLGLICLVDSLRRFQSAL; encoded by the coding sequence ATGACGATCGAAGAAGCAGAAGCCCTGGTTGAGATATCAGGGGCCGCGCCCGAGGGTAGCGACCGGAAGTCGCAAGAGTATGGCACAGGTGCGTCAAACGTCACGGCATGCCGGGAACCGTCCTGGACGGAAGCGGAGACGCGGCTGATGGAAGAGGTTGTCAGTCGCGGCAACATGATGGCGGCCTACGACCGGGTGGTTGGCAACAAGGGAGCCCCCGGCATCGACGGGATGCAGGTGGGTGAGCTGAAAGGCTACCTGGTCAAGGAATGGCCGCGCATCAAGGAGGACCTGCTGAACGGAAGCTACCAGCCCCAACCGGTGCGGAAGGTCGAGATACCCAAGCCCGGCGGCGGGGTGCGCATGCTCGGCATTCCCACGGTGCTGGACCGGCTCATTCAGCAGGCGCTGCATCAGGAGCTGATGCGGCTGTTCGATACCGGATTCTCCGATAGCTCCTACGGGTTTCGGCCCGGACGGAGCGCCCACCAGGCGGTACAAGCAGCCCGCAGGCATGTGGCCGAAGGGCGGCGGTGGGTGGTCGATATCGACCTGGAGAAGTTCTTCGACCGGGTCGGACACGACGTGCTTATGGCACGAGTGGCCCGCAAGGTCAAAGACCCCCGTGTACTGCGACTGATCCGCAGATACCTGAGGGCCGGAGTGCTCGAAGGGGGGATCGTCTCGCCACGGGTGGAAGGGACGCCGCAAGGCGGCCCGCTCTCGCCGCTGTTGTCGAACATCCTGCTTGACGAGTTCGACAAGGAACTGGAGAGGCGCGGCCACGCCTTCTGCCGTTATGCCGATGATTGCAACATTTACGTGCGCAGTCGGCAATCGGCGGAGCGGGTCATGGCTTCGCTGATCCAGTTTCTCGAACAGCGGCTGAAACTCAAGGTCAACCGCGTCAAAAGCGCCGTTGGCCGCCCCTGGGAGAGAACCTTTCTGGGTTACAGGATGACCTTTCACAAGAAACCGCGGCTCAAGGTGGCTGAAGGCTCTGTGAAACGGTTCAAGGCCAACCTCAGAGAGCTCTTTCGTCGGGGAAGGGGACACAGCCTCAAACGGGTCATCGAAGAGTCCACCCCGAAACTGCGGGGATGGATCGCCTACTTTCGGCTGGCGGAAGTCAAAGGCATCTTCGAAGAACTGGATAGCTGGGTCAGGCGGAAACTACGCTGCATTCTGTGGCGGCAGTGGAAGCGCTCTTTTACGCGGGCCAGGAATTTGATGCGGCGGGGATTGTCGGAACTCAGAGCATGGAGGTCGGCTCAAAACGGGCGAGGCCCCTGGTGGAATGCAGGAGCCTCGCACATGCACGATGCGTTTCGAAAATCCTTCTTCGATAAACTGGGGCTGATCTGCTTGGTAGACAGTCTCAGACGCTTTCAGAGTGCTTTGTGA
- a CDS encoding PAS domain S-box protein — protein sequence MEDLSADLRERALSFMKSVALRCPDPFYTCDPEDGFRFTFVNEGTCVHFGRTREELLSLRLVEVDARFSFEQWQEIWEEVQEKGSLFFETAHRHADGREIPVAISVNHFSQAGHNQFGGCIHDLRGHQEAERALRESEEMLRMVFNSARDAIVLNTVDGRILDVNEPFLRLHNISREKALSLTIDDVTADGAIELARKARAIWERTAAGEPQLVQWPSRRAGNGSSFMAEVYLRKVTLRGEAVILAQIKDLSEQRQAEEALRQGEKLLLQTRELLQFLIDGSPDLIAAVDQDLRLLCFNRAFVAILKQRHDVAPHLQQSLPELLSGHPEVLAQVQPLWQRALMGEAFSVSARIQDGDGEGRIYDLRFSPVRSSNGELLGAAHIGTDVTERVAYEKMLEQAKETAEEANRVKSAFLTNMGHELRTPLTVILGSLELLLDSEPTEAQRLLLDLAEKGGQNLLSIIEDLLDFCRIEEGKISLCLSSFSLRECLRQIVEMFRLPAGRKGLDLYLTIDPRLPETLVGDPNRLIQVMVNLVGNAVKFTDKGEVKISAMREGDSRIRLSVRDTGIGVTPDKQRLIFEPFTQADVSNTRRFGGTGLGLAISRDLVSMMGGELTVESRPGIGSIFSFCLPLNPQQLPPSPPKPDAFSPLERKTWGGRLLLAEDDPLVREMIVLMLSDAGWTVEVAEDGIEVVEKCREGSFAVVLMDLQMPRLGGLEAARRIRELDKGTGDHPCIIALTAHAGHKLRRECTAAGMDDFVSKPVRGSHLLAVIAKCLSMAAKG from the coding sequence TTGGAAGACCTGAGTGCCGATCTGCGGGAGAGAGCACTTTCGTTTATGAAAAGCGTGGCGTTGCGCTGTCCCGATCCTTTTTATACTTGCGATCCTGAAGACGGATTTCGTTTTACCTTCGTCAATGAAGGCACCTGCGTTCATTTCGGTCGCACCCGGGAAGAACTGCTCTCCCTCCGCCTGGTCGAGGTCGATGCCCGTTTTTCATTTGAGCAGTGGCAGGAGATCTGGGAGGAGGTGCAGGAAAAGGGGTCTCTGTTTTTCGAGACCGCGCACCGGCATGCGGACGGCCGTGAGATTCCGGTTGCGATCTCCGTCAACCACTTCTCCCAGGCCGGACACAACCAGTTCGGCGGCTGCATTCATGATCTGCGCGGGCATCAGGAAGCCGAGCGGGCTCTCCGGGAATCGGAAGAGATGTTGCGAATGGTTTTCAACAGTGCCCGCGACGCTATCGTCCTGAACACCGTCGACGGCCGGATTCTGGACGTCAATGAGCCGTTTTTGCGCCTCCACAACATCAGTCGGGAAAAAGCCTTGAGCCTGACCATCGACGATGTTACGGCAGATGGTGCAATCGAGTTGGCGCGGAAGGCGAGAGCGATCTGGGAGCGAACGGCAGCGGGAGAACCGCAGCTTGTGCAATGGCCAAGCCGGCGGGCCGGGAATGGATCCTCTTTTATGGCCGAAGTTTATCTGCGCAAAGTCACTCTGCGCGGAGAGGCGGTCATTCTTGCCCAGATAAAGGACCTTTCCGAACAGAGGCAGGCCGAGGAAGCCTTGCGGCAGGGAGAAAAACTTCTCCTGCAGACGCGAGAACTCCTGCAGTTCCTGATCGACGGCAGTCCCGACCTGATTGCCGCTGTCGATCAGGACTTGCGCCTGCTCTGCTTCAACCGGGCATTTGTTGCAATTTTGAAGCAACGCCATGACGTCGCCCCGCATCTGCAACAATCCCTGCCCGAACTGCTCTCCGGTCATCCTGAAGTGCTTGCTCAGGTCCAGCCCCTTTGGCAGCGGGCTCTCATGGGGGAAGCCTTCAGCGTTTCCGCCCGGATTCAGGATGGCGATGGCGAAGGCCGCATTTACGATTTGCGTTTCAGCCCTGTGAGAAGCTCGAATGGAGAGCTGCTGGGAGCCGCTCATATCGGCACCGATGTCACGGAACGCGTGGCCTACGAAAAGATGCTGGAGCAGGCCAAGGAAACTGCGGAAGAGGCCAACCGGGTCAAGAGTGCATTTCTGACGAACATGGGCCACGAGTTGCGGACGCCCCTGACCGTCATTCTCGGATCTCTGGAGCTATTGCTTGATAGCGAACCGACCGAGGCGCAGAGGTTGTTGTTGGATCTGGCCGAGAAAGGCGGACAAAATCTTTTATCCATCATCGAGGATCTGCTCGATTTTTGCCGGATCGAAGAGGGAAAAATCTCCCTCTGTTTGTCTTCTTTCAGTCTGCGCGAGTGCCTGCGGCAGATTGTGGAGATGTTCCGGCTGCCCGCCGGCCGCAAGGGACTCGATCTCTATCTGACCATCGACCCCAGGCTGCCGGAAACGCTGGTGGGCGATCCCAACCGGCTGATCCAGGTTATGGTCAATCTGGTTGGCAATGCCGTGAAGTTTACCGATAAGGGGGAAGTCAAGATCTCGGCGATGCGTGAAGGCGACAGCCGTATCCGGTTATCTGTTCGTGACACCGGCATAGGGGTTACACCCGACAAGCAGAGATTGATTTTTGAACCCTTTACCCAGGCCGACGTTTCCAATACTCGTCGTTTCGGAGGCACGGGATTGGGTCTCGCCATTAGCCGAGATCTTGTTTCCATGATGGGAGGAGAATTGACGGTCGAGAGCCGGCCGGGCATCGGCAGCATATTTTCCTTCTGCCTCCCCCTGAATCCGCAGCAGTTGCCACCCTCTCCGCCAAAACCTGATGCCTTCTCGCCGCTGGAAAGAAAGACGTGGGGCGGGCGCCTGTTGCTGGCCGAAGACGACCCCCTGGTCCGGGAGATGATCGTGTTGATGCTGTCTGATGCGGGTTGGACGGTGGAGGTGGCGGAAGACGGAATTGAGGTGGTGGAAAAGTGCCGGGAAGGTTCTTTTGCAGTCGTCCTGATGGATCTGCAGATGCCGCGTCTGGGCGGCCTGGAAGCCGCCCGGCGGATTCGGGAACTGGACAAGGGGACCGGCGACCATCCTTGCATTATCGCCCTGACCGCCCATGCCGGTCACAAGCTGCGTAGAGAGTGTACTGCGGCAGGGATGGATGATTTTGTCAGCAAACCGGTGCGGGGTTCTCACCTTCTTGCCGTTATCGCCAAATGTCTGTCGATGGCCGCAAAAGGATAA